The Mucilaginibacter rubeus genomic interval TGCAGTTGTCAGCATAATTCCATAAACCGTTTTAACTTTTTTATAAGATTATTTTTTACAGGCATCCTTTGTATATTGGGTGCTTAAATAAGCAGCATGAAATTAAGATCTATCGGCATTGGCTTAATGTCGGTTTTAGCACTCGGCGCATCGGCGCAAAAAAGGAAACTCAATCCTAACGATACTTCATCAAACTACAATCCGGCAGAGGCTTTCAGGCCTATGTTTTATACCGAAAAAGGTAACAATTTTCATTCGCCAAACGGTGCTCCCGGCCCAAAATACTGGCAAAACCGGGCCGACTATACCCTTAAAGTTAAACTTGATACCACAAGCAAAACCATAAGCGGTACTGTTGTGATCAATTACACCAATAACAGTCCGGATGCCCTGCCATACCTTTGGCTGCAACTTGATCAAAACACATACAAACAAGATGCCCGCTCTAATTTTTTCACAGATCATTCACCGGCTGCTGATCAGCATACCAGTGGTTACCAGATAGAATCCGTATCAGTTGATTATGGCGATGTGGTTAAACCTGTGCCCTTCGTAATTTCTGACGCCCGTATGCAGGTCCGCCTTGCACACCCGCTGCAAAAAGGGGCCATCAAACTGCGTATTAATTATCATTATACCATTCCTGGCGCTTTTGGCGGCCGTACCGATTATTGCGATACCAAAAATGGCAAGATCTATGAAATTGCCCAGTGGTTTCCGCGGATGTGCGTTTATGACGACAGTCATGGCTGGGATACCCTCCCGTTTTTAGGCAGCGGCGAATTTTATCTTGATTACGGAGATATAGATTATGCTGTTACTGTACCATGGGATATGATCGTAGCCGGATCGGGCGAATTGCTTAACCCTAAAGAAGTGCTTACCGCTAAACAGATTGCCCGATTAGATCAGGCGCGAAATAGCGATAAAACCATCATGATCCGCGATTTGGCAGAGGTTAACGATCATGCCAGTCGCCCGGTTAATAAGGGAACACTTACCTGGCATTTTAAAATGCTTAATACGCGTGATGTTGCCTTTGGCGCATCAAAGGCTTATATATGGGATGCGGCAAGGGTGAACCTGCCCAGCGGCAAAAAGTCATTGGCAATGAGCGTTTACCCAGCCGAAAGTTACGGCAACGACGCCTGGGGCCGGGCTACCGAATACCTTAAAAAATCAATAGAATATTTTTCGGAAAAATGGTTTGAATACCCTTACCCTGTTGCCATTAATGAGGCTGGTATTGCCGGCGGTATGGAATACCCCGGTATCGTGTTTGACGGCATTACCGATAAAGGCAGCGTACTGTATTGGGTTACTGCGCACGAGATTGGCCACAACTGGTTCCCTATGATCGTAGGATCAAACGAGCGCCGCTACGGCTGGATGGACGAAGGCCTGAACACCTTTATAGATATCTACGCTTCCGACGCGTTTAACAAAGGCGAATACGCTCCGAAACGCGATAGCGAATACGCTCCGGGAGGTGGTAATCCAGCCGATGAGATCATACCGGCCATGCTTGACCCGCAGTCGCCAAGTATTATGACAGCACCTGACGCTATTCCTGAAAAATACCGCCATCCGCTCACCTACTATAAACCTGCTTTTGGCCTGGTTTTATTACGTGAACAGATTTTAGGGAAAGACAGGTTTGATTACGCATTTAAAAACTATATTAATCAATGGGCTTTTAAACATCCGCAACCCGATGATTTCTTCAGGTCGATGGAGAATGGTGCCGGTGAAGACCTATCCTGGTTCTGGAAAGGATGGTTTTACAATAACTGGTTAGTTGATATAGCCCTCATTGATGCTAAATATGCAGGCAAGGATACTTCTAAGGGTATCACTATAAATGTGGTGAACAAAGAACAACTGCCAATGCCATTTACTGTAGAGGTAAAATTTAAAGACGGCAACAAAAAACGCTTTTACCTGCCGGTTGAAACCTGGCTGCAATACAAACAGATAAACTACACACTGCCTACCACACAGGAAGCCGAATCGGTAACTATTGATCCCGATGCTGCCCTGCCCGATCTTAACCGAGGCAATAATAGCCAAAAGGTTAAATAACCTTCTCTCCTATGCCGGGTGCTCCGCATTACAGATGGAATACCCGGCATATTTTCCAGTGATATCTTCACACTCTCTCTTTCAAAAAGCACAGCCACATTGTAAATATTTGGCCACCGTGCTCAATTATTAGCATCAACAATAAAAATTAACACTCTTTTTAGGAATATTCTTAAAAAATCTATCAATTATTGAAATTTTAAAATCTCTACCAGTAAGTTAATAACATGCTTATTGATTAAAAGCAAGGTGGAAATTATTCCCCAATGTGGGTAAATTATAATTAATAATTAACCACACTTTTATTTTCATTTTCATAATAAAACCTCAAATCCAAGCCATCATTTTCAACGTAAGTGCCTTATTGAGTGAAATATTGTAGTTTCGTCGCGTTTTTATTGAATTAGCATCATTATTGCAATTGCTCCCTAAAACCTATTAATTTGAAAGCACAATTACTCCGCGTTTTGTTTGCCGGCTACCTGCTATGCCTGTTCAGTACTGTTGCGGCGCAGGAAGTGCAGTTTACCGCTGCAAACCAGTTTTATTATAATCCTTATGATGATAATAATATTGGCAGCGTAGGTTACTTAAACCCATTAGCCAAAACCATTGTACTTACTTCAACTACAAGTACAACTTTCAATAATACCATTGCTTTAACATCTGTTGCCGGCGTTAATCAAAAAAATAACATTTACGGCTCAATTATAGCTCCTACTCTCGACAGAAATCTTAACGACTACGATTACGAATGGACTTTCCTATATAAAAACAATTCTTCTACGTCACCCATTGAACCTTATGATAACGGGCAAAGGTCCGGACCAGCCAATACTGGCGATGCTGCATGGCAATATTGGTTAAGTGCCAGTACCTATGACCAAACCTCCCAAACAATCCAGGGGTTTTATATGACACAGGTAGGAACAAACATGATCCTCCGTTACAGAAATACCCAGTATGATATCCAATCTTTAATTACGTTTCCTATTACCAATAATGTTGTCTGGTCAATAAAAGTGCAACGCCTAAATACCGGTAAATGGTCTGTTTGGGCCAATCCTGTTTCGGGCTCCAGCAATGAAGCAACAACATATGTCGGCACATCAACACAAAGCAATTTAAATACTTACTCCTATAGCATATTAGCTACTACCGATTTACGTACTACCGGTAATAATTTTTACTGGGATAACTTGAAACTGTATACACGCCGCATGAGTGTTACAAGTGTAAGTTCAACCAGCAACGGCATTACCCAGCCATCGTTTTATGCCGGGCAAACC includes:
- a CDS encoding M1 family metallopeptidase, whose product is MKLRSIGIGLMSVLALGASAQKRKLNPNDTSSNYNPAEAFRPMFYTEKGNNFHSPNGAPGPKYWQNRADYTLKVKLDTTSKTISGTVVINYTNNSPDALPYLWLQLDQNTYKQDARSNFFTDHSPAADQHTSGYQIESVSVDYGDVVKPVPFVISDARMQVRLAHPLQKGAIKLRINYHYTIPGAFGGRTDYCDTKNGKIYEIAQWFPRMCVYDDSHGWDTLPFLGSGEFYLDYGDIDYAVTVPWDMIVAGSGELLNPKEVLTAKQIARLDQARNSDKTIMIRDLAEVNDHASRPVNKGTLTWHFKMLNTRDVAFGASKAYIWDAARVNLPSGKKSLAMSVYPAESYGNDAWGRATEYLKKSIEYFSEKWFEYPYPVAINEAGIAGGMEYPGIVFDGITDKGSVLYWVTAHEIGHNWFPMIVGSNERRYGWMDEGLNTFIDIYASDAFNKGEYAPKRDSEYAPGGGNPADEIIPAMLDPQSPSIMTAPDAIPEKYRHPLTYYKPAFGLVLLREQILGKDRFDYAFKNYINQWAFKHPQPDDFFRSMENGAGEDLSWFWKGWFYNNWLVDIALIDAKYAGKDTSKGITINVVNKEQLPMPFTVEVKFKDGNKKRFYLPVETWLQYKQINYTLPTTQEAESVTIDPDAALPDLNRGNNSQKVK